The Trichoderma breve strain T069 chromosome 2, whole genome shotgun sequence DNA segment GCCATCAAAACCCCTTTAAAAGAAACCGTTTGGTATTGCCTAGACGGCGTACTTGCGGGTCCATTCCCGAGCGGTCGCCTCGTACCGGGGCCGGTCGGTCTTGTACACGTGCGCAATCTCAGGCACAAGGGGATCATCGGGGTTCGGGTCTGTCAGCATAGAGCAGATGGAAAGGAGAACTGTTGTGTGATCTTCATGTCAGCGGTTTGCTTTCATAAAGTGTCATCTCATCGAGATGGGTAACATGGTAGCGTACCTTTGGAAATGGTCAGAGCAGGGCTCCACTGGTCTCGAAGAATATCGAGGCAGatgctgccgttgctgttgatgttgggGTGGTAGATTCTGGTGGAGAAGTTGACTTTCGGGGGCTTGAAGGGGTAGTCGGTAGGGAACTGGATCTTCAGGAAGAAGACGCCTCCTGAGTATGGTGAATCACCCTATGTCGGTCGTTAGTCGTCCATCTTGTCAAAAACGACGTTGTCGGCAAGGCCATCTGTTTGTCCATCCCAAACGACAAAGTGTCGCCTGGATCAAACAAAGCCGTGCCTAAAATCCATGGGCATTAACTCACGGGTCCCATAATGGTAGCTTGCCAGTGAAACTGCAGGACATGTTAGCTCATCTTGGCACACAACGTCGTTGTCGTTCCACGCGAACAGCCATCCTCCGATGGAGTTGACGCATGGAAACAAGGCTCCCGACTTACCAGATCTTCTCCAACAGGACCAGCGGAGCAGGATGATGGCGGGTCACTAGTCGGTCGATAAAGTCAGCATACATAACTCGACGCTTGAAACCAGGTGCGACTTGGTGCCAGACACTCCAGACATTCCAGAAGTCGAACATCAAGGCCATGCCGTTGAGCTGGTGAGACCCCCGCTCAGCATAGCCCCACCTCACACGACGGCTTGGGCTGCAAACGACGACACTCCTGACGAAAGTAtccagagagagaggcacCAAGGGGGGAAGAGCAAGGGCCGATAAGgcggaggagaagggaagaCGGGAGAGGGGAGATTTACGTGCCGAggtccttgagctccttgttgATGCGCTTCAGGGCCATTGTGATGAGGGTATGTGGTATCTAAAAGGGTGGTGGAAGATCGATCTCGGATCGAGGCTGGCAGAACTGGCGTCAGTATTTGCTTTCCCGGACTGGT contains these protein-coding regions:
- a CDS encoding ubiquitin-conjugating enzyme domain-containing protein encodes the protein MALKRINKELKDLGTDPPSSCSAGPVGEDLFHWQATIMGPGDSPYSGGVFFLKIQFPTDYPFKPPKVNFSTRIYHPNINSNGSICLDILRDQWSPALTISKVLLSICSMLTDPNPDDPLVPEIAHVYKTDRPRYEATAREWTRKYAV